The Pan paniscus chromosome 1, NHGRI_mPanPan1-v2.0_pri, whole genome shotgun sequence genome has a segment encoding these proteins:
- the AGO1 gene encoding protein argonaute-1 isoform X2 translates to MEAGPSGAAAGAYLPPLQQVFQAPRRPGIGTVGKPIKLLANYFEVDIPKIDVYHYEVDIKPDKCPRRVNREVVEYMVQHFKPQIFGDRKPVYDGKKNIYTVTALPIGNERVDFEVTIPGEGKDRIFKVSIKWLAIVSWRMLHEALVSGQIPVPLESVQALDVAMRHLASMRYTPVGRSFFSPPEGYYHPLGGGREVWFGFHQSVRPAMWKMMLNIDVSATAFYKAQPVIEFMCEVLDIRNIDEQPKPLTDSQRVRFTKEIKGLKVEVTHCGQMKRKYRVCNVTRRPASHQTFPLQLESGQTVECTVAQYFKQKYNLQLKYPHLPCLQVGQEQKHTYLPLEVCNIVAGQRCIKKLTDNQTSTMIKATARSAPDRQEEISRLMKNASYNLDPYIQEFGIKVKDDMTEVTGRVLPAPILQYGGRNRAIATPNQGVWDMRGKQFYNGIEIKVWAIACFAPQKQCREEVLKNFTDQLRKISKDAGMPIQGQPCFCKYAQGADSVEPMFRHLKNTYSGLQLIIVILPGKTPVYAEVKRVGDTLLGMATQCVQVKNVVKTSPQTLSNLCLKINVKLGGINNILVPHQRSAVFQQPVIFLGADVTHPPAGDGKKPSITAVVGSMDAHPSRYCATVRVQRPRQEIIEDLSYMVRELLIQFYKSTRFKPTRIIFYRDGVPEGQLPQILHYELLAIRDACIKLEKDYQPGITYIVVQKRHHTRLFCADKNERIGKSGNIPAGTTVDTNITHPFEFDFYLCSHAGIQGTSRPSHYYVLWDDNRFTADELQILTYQLCHTYVRCTRSVSIPAPAYYARLVAFRARYHLVDKEHDSGEGSHISGQSNGRDPQALAKAVQVHQDTLRTMYFA, encoded by the exons CTGCGGGCGCTTACCTGCCCCCCCTGCAGCAGGTGTTCCAGGCACCTCGCCGGCCTGGCATTGGCACTGTGGGGAAACCAATCAAGCTCCTGGCCAATTACTTTGAGGTGGACATCCCTAAGATCGACGTGTACCACTACGAGGTGGACATCAAGCCGGATAAGTGTCCCCGTAGAGTCAACCG GGAAGTGGTGGAATACATGGTCCAGCATTTCAAGCCTCAGATCTTTGGTGATCGCAAGCCTGTGTATGATGGAAAGAAGAACATTTACACTGTCACAGCACTGCCCATTGGCAACGAACGG GTCGACTTTGAGGTGACAATCCCTGGGGAAGGGAAGGATCGAATCTTTAAGGTCTCCATCAAGTGGCTAGCCATTGTGAGCTGGCGAATGCTGCATGAGGCCCTGGTCAGCGGCCAGATCCCTGTTCCCTTGGAGTCTGTGCAAGCCCTGGATGTGGCCATGAGGCACCTGGCATCCATGAG GTACACCCCTGTGGGCCGCTCCTTCTTCTCACCGCCTGAGGGCTACTACCACCCGCTGGGGGGTGGGCGCGAGGTCTGGTTCGGCTTTCACCAGTCTGTGCGCCCTGCCATGTGGAAGATGATGCTCAACATTGATG TCTCAGCCACTGCCTTTTATAAGGCACAGCCAGTGATTGAGTTCATGTGTGAGGTGCTGGACATCAGGAACATAGATGAGCAGCCCAAGCCCCTCACGGACTCTCAGCGCGTTCGCTTCACCAAGGAGATCAAGG GCCTGAAGGTGGAAGTCACCCACTGTGGACAGATGAAGAGGAAGTACCGCGTGTGTAATGTTACCCGTCGCCCTGCTAGCCATCAGAC ATTCCCCTTACAGCTGGAGAGTGGACAGACTGTGGAGTGCACAGTGGCACAGTATTTCAAGCAGAAATATAACCTTCAGCTCAAGTATCCCCATCTGCCCTGCCTACAAGTTGGCCAGGAACAAAAGCATACCTACCTTCCCCTAGAG GTCTGTAACATTGTGGCTGGGCAGCGCTGTATTAAAAAGCTGACCGACAACCAGACCTCGACCATGATAAAGGCCACAGCTAGATCCGCTCCAGACAGACAGGAGGAGATCAGTCGCCTG ATGAAGAATGCCAGCTACAACTTAGATCCCTACATCCAGGAATTTGGGATCAAAGTGAAGGATGACATGACGGAGGTGACAGGGCGAGTGCTGCCGGCGCCCATCTTGCAGTACGGCGGCCGG AACCGGGCCATTGCCACACCCAATCAGGGTGTCTGGGACATGCGGGGGAAACAGTTCTACAATGGGATTGAGATCAAAGTCTGGGCCATCGCCTGCTTCGCACCCCAAAAACAGTGTCGAGAAGAGGTGCTCAA GAACTTCACAGACCAGCTGCGGAAGATTTCCAAGGATGCGGGGATGCCTATCCAGGGTCAACCTTGTTTCTGCAAATATGCACAGGGGGCAGACAGCGTGGAGCCTATGTTCCGGCATCTCAAGAACACCTACTCAGGGCTGCAGCTCATTATTGTCATCCTGCCAGGGAAGACGCCGGTGTATG CTGAGGTGAAACGTGTCGGAGATACACTCTTGGGAATGGCTACGCAGTGTGTGCAGGTGAAGAACGTGGTCAAGACCTCACCTCAGACTCTgtccaacctctgcctcaagATCAATGTCAAACTTGGTGGCATTAACAACATCCTAGTCCCACACCAGCG CTCTGCCGTTTTTCAACAGCCAGTGATATTCCTGGGAGCAGATGTTACACACCCCCCAGCAGGGGATGGGAAAAAACCTTCTATCACAGCA GTGGTAGGCAGTATGGATGCCCACCCCAGCCGATACTGTGCTACTGTGCGGGTACAGCGACCACGGCAAGAGATCATTGAAGACTTGTCCTACATGGTGCGTGAGCTCCTCATCCAATTCTACAAGTCCACCCGTTTCAAGCCTACCCGCATCATCTTCTACCGAGATGGGGTGCCTGAAGGCCAGCTACCCCAG ATACTCCACTATGAGCTACTGGCCATTCGTGATGCCTGCATCAAACTGGAAAAGGACTACCAGCCTGGGATCACTTATATTGTGGTGCAGAAACGCCATCACACCCGCCTTTTCTGTGCTGACAAGAATGAGCGA ATTGGGAAGAGTGGTAACATcccagctgggaccacagtggaCACCAACATCACCCACCCATTTGAGTTTGACTTCTATCTGTGCAGCCACGCAGGCATCCAG GGCACCAGCCGACCATCCCATTACTATGTTCTTTGGGATGACAACCGTTTCACAGCGGATGAGCTCCAGATCCTGACGTACCAGCTGTGCCACACTTACGTACGATGCACACGCTCTGTCTCTATCCCAGCACCTGCCTACTATGCCCGCCTTGTGGCTTTCCGGGCACGATACCACCTGGTGGACAAGGAGCATGACAG tggaGAGGGGAGCCACATATCGGGGCAGAGCAATGGGCGGGACCCCCAGGCCCTGGCCAAAGCCGTGCAGGTTCACCAGGATACTCTGCGCACCATGTACTTCGCTTGA
- the AGO1 gene encoding protein argonaute-1 isoform X3 encodes MLHEALVSGQIPVPLESVQALDVAMRHLASMRYTPVGRSFFSPPEGYYHPLGGGREVWFGFHQSVRPAMWKMMLNIDVSATAFYKAQPVIEFMCEVLDIRNIDEQPKPLTDSQRVRFTKEIKGLKVEVTHCGQMKRKYRVCNVTRRPASHQTFPLQLESGQTVECTVAQYFKQKYNLQLKYPHLPCLQVGQEQKHTYLPLEVCNIVAGQRCIKKLTDNQTSTMIKATARSAPDRQEEISRLMKNASYNLDPYIQEFGIKVKDDMTEVTGRVLPAPILQYGGRVSRNRAIATPNQGVWDMRGKQFYNGIEIKVWAIACFAPQKQCREEVLKNFTDQLRKISKDAGMPIQGQPCFCKYAQGADSVEPMFRHLKNTYSGLQLIIVILPGKTPVYAEVKRVGDTLLGMATQCVQVKNVVKTSPQTLSNLCLKINVKLGGINNILVPHQRSAVFQQPVIFLGADVTHPPAGDGKKPSITAVVGSMDAHPSRYCATVRVQRPRQEIIEDLSYMVRELLIQFYKSTRFKPTRIIFYRDGVPEGQLPQILHYELLAIRDACIKLEKDYQPGITYIVVQKRHHTRLFCADKNERIGKSGNIPAGTTVDTNITHPFEFDFYLCSHAGIQGTSRPSHYYVLWDDNRFTADELQILTYQLCHTYVRCTRSVSIPAPAYYARLVAFRARYHLVDKEHDSGEGSHISGQSNGRDPQALAKAVQVHQDTLRTMYFA; translated from the exons ATGCTGCATGAGGCCCTGGTCAGCGGCCAGATCCCTGTTCCCTTGGAGTCTGTGCAAGCCCTGGATGTGGCCATGAGGCACCTGGCATCCATGAG GTACACCCCTGTGGGCCGCTCCTTCTTCTCACCGCCTGAGGGCTACTACCACCCGCTGGGGGGTGGGCGCGAGGTCTGGTTCGGCTTTCACCAGTCTGTGCGCCCTGCCATGTGGAAGATGATGCTCAACATTGATG TCTCAGCCACTGCCTTTTATAAGGCACAGCCAGTGATTGAGTTCATGTGTGAGGTGCTGGACATCAGGAACATAGATGAGCAGCCCAAGCCCCTCACGGACTCTCAGCGCGTTCGCTTCACCAAGGAGATCAAGG GCCTGAAGGTGGAAGTCACCCACTGTGGACAGATGAAGAGGAAGTACCGCGTGTGTAATGTTACCCGTCGCCCTGCTAGCCATCAGAC ATTCCCCTTACAGCTGGAGAGTGGACAGACTGTGGAGTGCACAGTGGCACAGTATTTCAAGCAGAAATATAACCTTCAGCTCAAGTATCCCCATCTGCCCTGCCTACAAGTTGGCCAGGAACAAAAGCATACCTACCTTCCCCTAGAG GTCTGTAACATTGTGGCTGGGCAGCGCTGTATTAAAAAGCTGACCGACAACCAGACCTCGACCATGATAAAGGCCACAGCTAGATCCGCTCCAGACAGACAGGAGGAGATCAGTCGCCTG ATGAAGAATGCCAGCTACAACTTAGATCCCTACATCCAGGAATTTGGGATCAAAGTGAAGGATGACATGACGGAGGTGACAGGGCGAGTGCTGCCGGCGCCCATCTTGCAGTACGGCGGCCGGGTGAGCAGG AACCGGGCCATTGCCACACCCAATCAGGGTGTCTGGGACATGCGGGGGAAACAGTTCTACAATGGGATTGAGATCAAAGTCTGGGCCATCGCCTGCTTCGCACCCCAAAAACAGTGTCGAGAAGAGGTGCTCAA GAACTTCACAGACCAGCTGCGGAAGATTTCCAAGGATGCGGGGATGCCTATCCAGGGTCAACCTTGTTTCTGCAAATATGCACAGGGGGCAGACAGCGTGGAGCCTATGTTCCGGCATCTCAAGAACACCTACTCAGGGCTGCAGCTCATTATTGTCATCCTGCCAGGGAAGACGCCGGTGTATG CTGAGGTGAAACGTGTCGGAGATACACTCTTGGGAATGGCTACGCAGTGTGTGCAGGTGAAGAACGTGGTCAAGACCTCACCTCAGACTCTgtccaacctctgcctcaagATCAATGTCAAACTTGGTGGCATTAACAACATCCTAGTCCCACACCAGCG CTCTGCCGTTTTTCAACAGCCAGTGATATTCCTGGGAGCAGATGTTACACACCCCCCAGCAGGGGATGGGAAAAAACCTTCTATCACAGCA GTGGTAGGCAGTATGGATGCCCACCCCAGCCGATACTGTGCTACTGTGCGGGTACAGCGACCACGGCAAGAGATCATTGAAGACTTGTCCTACATGGTGCGTGAGCTCCTCATCCAATTCTACAAGTCCACCCGTTTCAAGCCTACCCGCATCATCTTCTACCGAGATGGGGTGCCTGAAGGCCAGCTACCCCAG ATACTCCACTATGAGCTACTGGCCATTCGTGATGCCTGCATCAAACTGGAAAAGGACTACCAGCCTGGGATCACTTATATTGTGGTGCAGAAACGCCATCACACCCGCCTTTTCTGTGCTGACAAGAATGAGCGA ATTGGGAAGAGTGGTAACATcccagctgggaccacagtggaCACCAACATCACCCACCCATTTGAGTTTGACTTCTATCTGTGCAGCCACGCAGGCATCCAG GGCACCAGCCGACCATCCCATTACTATGTTCTTTGGGATGACAACCGTTTCACAGCGGATGAGCTCCAGATCCTGACGTACCAGCTGTGCCACACTTACGTACGATGCACACGCTCTGTCTCTATCCCAGCACCTGCCTACTATGCCCGCCTTGTGGCTTTCCGGGCACGATACCACCTGGTGGACAAGGAGCATGACAG tggaGAGGGGAGCCACATATCGGGGCAGAGCAATGGGCGGGACCCCCAGGCCCTGGCCAAAGCCGTGCAGGTTCACCAGGATACTCTGCGCACCATGTACTTCGCTTGA
- the AGO1 gene encoding protein argonaute-1 isoform X4: protein MPHRVGACARGTSSLPVPARYTPVGRSFFSPPEGYYHPLGGGREVWFGFHQSVRPAMWKMMLNIDVSATAFYKAQPVIEFMCEVLDIRNIDEQPKPLTDSQRVRFTKEIKGLKVEVTHCGQMKRKYRVCNVTRRPASHQTFPLQLESGQTVECTVAQYFKQKYNLQLKYPHLPCLQVGQEQKHTYLPLEVCNIVAGQRCIKKLTDNQTSTMIKATARSAPDRQEEISRLMKNASYNLDPYIQEFGIKVKDDMTEVTGRVLPAPILQYGGRVSRNRAIATPNQGVWDMRGKQFYNGIEIKVWAIACFAPQKQCREEVLKNFTDQLRKISKDAGMPIQGQPCFCKYAQGADSVEPMFRHLKNTYSGLQLIIVILPGKTPVYAEVKRVGDTLLGMATQCVQVKNVVKTSPQTLSNLCLKINVKLGGINNILVPHQRSAVFQQPVIFLGADVTHPPAGDGKKPSITAVVGSMDAHPSRYCATVRVQRPRQEIIEDLSYMVRELLIQFYKSTRFKPTRIIFYRDGVPEGQLPQILHYELLAIRDACIKLEKDYQPGITYIVVQKRHHTRLFCADKNERIGKSGNIPAGTTVDTNITHPFEFDFYLCSHAGIQGTSRPSHYYVLWDDNRFTADELQILTYQLCHTYVRCTRSVSIPAPAYYARLVAFRARYHLVDKEHDSGEGSHISGQSNGRDPQALAKAVQVHQDTLRTMYFA, encoded by the exons ATGCCTCACAGGGTGGGGGCCTGTGCCCGAGGGACCAGTTCTCTGCCTGTCCCTGCCAGGTACACCCCTGTGGGCCGCTCCTTCTTCTCACCGCCTGAGGGCTACTACCACCCGCTGGGGGGTGGGCGCGAGGTCTGGTTCGGCTTTCACCAGTCTGTGCGCCCTGCCATGTGGAAGATGATGCTCAACATTGATG TCTCAGCCACTGCCTTTTATAAGGCACAGCCAGTGATTGAGTTCATGTGTGAGGTGCTGGACATCAGGAACATAGATGAGCAGCCCAAGCCCCTCACGGACTCTCAGCGCGTTCGCTTCACCAAGGAGATCAAGG GCCTGAAGGTGGAAGTCACCCACTGTGGACAGATGAAGAGGAAGTACCGCGTGTGTAATGTTACCCGTCGCCCTGCTAGCCATCAGAC ATTCCCCTTACAGCTGGAGAGTGGACAGACTGTGGAGTGCACAGTGGCACAGTATTTCAAGCAGAAATATAACCTTCAGCTCAAGTATCCCCATCTGCCCTGCCTACAAGTTGGCCAGGAACAAAAGCATACCTACCTTCCCCTAGAG GTCTGTAACATTGTGGCTGGGCAGCGCTGTATTAAAAAGCTGACCGACAACCAGACCTCGACCATGATAAAGGCCACAGCTAGATCCGCTCCAGACAGACAGGAGGAGATCAGTCGCCTG ATGAAGAATGCCAGCTACAACTTAGATCCCTACATCCAGGAATTTGGGATCAAAGTGAAGGATGACATGACGGAGGTGACAGGGCGAGTGCTGCCGGCGCCCATCTTGCAGTACGGCGGCCGGGTGAGCAGG AACCGGGCCATTGCCACACCCAATCAGGGTGTCTGGGACATGCGGGGGAAACAGTTCTACAATGGGATTGAGATCAAAGTCTGGGCCATCGCCTGCTTCGCACCCCAAAAACAGTGTCGAGAAGAGGTGCTCAA GAACTTCACAGACCAGCTGCGGAAGATTTCCAAGGATGCGGGGATGCCTATCCAGGGTCAACCTTGTTTCTGCAAATATGCACAGGGGGCAGACAGCGTGGAGCCTATGTTCCGGCATCTCAAGAACACCTACTCAGGGCTGCAGCTCATTATTGTCATCCTGCCAGGGAAGACGCCGGTGTATG CTGAGGTGAAACGTGTCGGAGATACACTCTTGGGAATGGCTACGCAGTGTGTGCAGGTGAAGAACGTGGTCAAGACCTCACCTCAGACTCTgtccaacctctgcctcaagATCAATGTCAAACTTGGTGGCATTAACAACATCCTAGTCCCACACCAGCG CTCTGCCGTTTTTCAACAGCCAGTGATATTCCTGGGAGCAGATGTTACACACCCCCCAGCAGGGGATGGGAAAAAACCTTCTATCACAGCA GTGGTAGGCAGTATGGATGCCCACCCCAGCCGATACTGTGCTACTGTGCGGGTACAGCGACCACGGCAAGAGATCATTGAAGACTTGTCCTACATGGTGCGTGAGCTCCTCATCCAATTCTACAAGTCCACCCGTTTCAAGCCTACCCGCATCATCTTCTACCGAGATGGGGTGCCTGAAGGCCAGCTACCCCAG ATACTCCACTATGAGCTACTGGCCATTCGTGATGCCTGCATCAAACTGGAAAAGGACTACCAGCCTGGGATCACTTATATTGTGGTGCAGAAACGCCATCACACCCGCCTTTTCTGTGCTGACAAGAATGAGCGA ATTGGGAAGAGTGGTAACATcccagctgggaccacagtggaCACCAACATCACCCACCCATTTGAGTTTGACTTCTATCTGTGCAGCCACGCAGGCATCCAG GGCACCAGCCGACCATCCCATTACTATGTTCTTTGGGATGACAACCGTTTCACAGCGGATGAGCTCCAGATCCTGACGTACCAGCTGTGCCACACTTACGTACGATGCACACGCTCTGTCTCTATCCCAGCACCTGCCTACTATGCCCGCCTTGTGGCTTTCCGGGCACGATACCACCTGGTGGACAAGGAGCATGACAG tggaGAGGGGAGCCACATATCGGGGCAGAGCAATGGGCGGGACCCCCAGGCCCTGGCCAAAGCCGTGCAGGTTCACCAGGATACTCTGCGCACCATGTACTTCGCTTGA
- the AGO1 gene encoding protein argonaute-1 isoform X1 encodes MEAGPSGAAAGAYLPPLQQVFQAPRRPGIGTVGKPIKLLANYFEVDIPKIDVYHYEVDIKPDKCPRRVNREVVEYMVQHFKPQIFGDRKPVYDGKKNIYTVTALPIGNERVDFEVTIPGEGKDRIFKVSIKWLAIVSWRMLHEALVSGQIPVPLESVQALDVAMRHLASMRYTPVGRSFFSPPEGYYHPLGGGREVWFGFHQSVRPAMWKMMLNIDVSATAFYKAQPVIEFMCEVLDIRNIDEQPKPLTDSQRVRFTKEIKGLKVEVTHCGQMKRKYRVCNVTRRPASHQTFPLQLESGQTVECTVAQYFKQKYNLQLKYPHLPCLQVGQEQKHTYLPLEVCNIVAGQRCIKKLTDNQTSTMIKATARSAPDRQEEISRLMKNASYNLDPYIQEFGIKVKDDMTEVTGRVLPAPILQYGGRVSRNRAIATPNQGVWDMRGKQFYNGIEIKVWAIACFAPQKQCREEVLKNFTDQLRKISKDAGMPIQGQPCFCKYAQGADSVEPMFRHLKNTYSGLQLIIVILPGKTPVYAEVKRVGDTLLGMATQCVQVKNVVKTSPQTLSNLCLKINVKLGGINNILVPHQRSAVFQQPVIFLGADVTHPPAGDGKKPSITAVVGSMDAHPSRYCATVRVQRPRQEIIEDLSYMVRELLIQFYKSTRFKPTRIIFYRDGVPEGQLPQILHYELLAIRDACIKLEKDYQPGITYIVVQKRHHTRLFCADKNERIGKSGNIPAGTTVDTNITHPFEFDFYLCSHAGIQGTSRPSHYYVLWDDNRFTADELQILTYQLCHTYVRCTRSVSIPAPAYYARLVAFRARYHLVDKEHDSGEGSHISGQSNGRDPQALAKAVQVHQDTLRTMYFA; translated from the exons CTGCGGGCGCTTACCTGCCCCCCCTGCAGCAGGTGTTCCAGGCACCTCGCCGGCCTGGCATTGGCACTGTGGGGAAACCAATCAAGCTCCTGGCCAATTACTTTGAGGTGGACATCCCTAAGATCGACGTGTACCACTACGAGGTGGACATCAAGCCGGATAAGTGTCCCCGTAGAGTCAACCG GGAAGTGGTGGAATACATGGTCCAGCATTTCAAGCCTCAGATCTTTGGTGATCGCAAGCCTGTGTATGATGGAAAGAAGAACATTTACACTGTCACAGCACTGCCCATTGGCAACGAACGG GTCGACTTTGAGGTGACAATCCCTGGGGAAGGGAAGGATCGAATCTTTAAGGTCTCCATCAAGTGGCTAGCCATTGTGAGCTGGCGAATGCTGCATGAGGCCCTGGTCAGCGGCCAGATCCCTGTTCCCTTGGAGTCTGTGCAAGCCCTGGATGTGGCCATGAGGCACCTGGCATCCATGAG GTACACCCCTGTGGGCCGCTCCTTCTTCTCACCGCCTGAGGGCTACTACCACCCGCTGGGGGGTGGGCGCGAGGTCTGGTTCGGCTTTCACCAGTCTGTGCGCCCTGCCATGTGGAAGATGATGCTCAACATTGATG TCTCAGCCACTGCCTTTTATAAGGCACAGCCAGTGATTGAGTTCATGTGTGAGGTGCTGGACATCAGGAACATAGATGAGCAGCCCAAGCCCCTCACGGACTCTCAGCGCGTTCGCTTCACCAAGGAGATCAAGG GCCTGAAGGTGGAAGTCACCCACTGTGGACAGATGAAGAGGAAGTACCGCGTGTGTAATGTTACCCGTCGCCCTGCTAGCCATCAGAC ATTCCCCTTACAGCTGGAGAGTGGACAGACTGTGGAGTGCACAGTGGCACAGTATTTCAAGCAGAAATATAACCTTCAGCTCAAGTATCCCCATCTGCCCTGCCTACAAGTTGGCCAGGAACAAAAGCATACCTACCTTCCCCTAGAG GTCTGTAACATTGTGGCTGGGCAGCGCTGTATTAAAAAGCTGACCGACAACCAGACCTCGACCATGATAAAGGCCACAGCTAGATCCGCTCCAGACAGACAGGAGGAGATCAGTCGCCTG ATGAAGAATGCCAGCTACAACTTAGATCCCTACATCCAGGAATTTGGGATCAAAGTGAAGGATGACATGACGGAGGTGACAGGGCGAGTGCTGCCGGCGCCCATCTTGCAGTACGGCGGCCGGGTGAGCAGG AACCGGGCCATTGCCACACCCAATCAGGGTGTCTGGGACATGCGGGGGAAACAGTTCTACAATGGGATTGAGATCAAAGTCTGGGCCATCGCCTGCTTCGCACCCCAAAAACAGTGTCGAGAAGAGGTGCTCAA GAACTTCACAGACCAGCTGCGGAAGATTTCCAAGGATGCGGGGATGCCTATCCAGGGTCAACCTTGTTTCTGCAAATATGCACAGGGGGCAGACAGCGTGGAGCCTATGTTCCGGCATCTCAAGAACACCTACTCAGGGCTGCAGCTCATTATTGTCATCCTGCCAGGGAAGACGCCGGTGTATG CTGAGGTGAAACGTGTCGGAGATACACTCTTGGGAATGGCTACGCAGTGTGTGCAGGTGAAGAACGTGGTCAAGACCTCACCTCAGACTCTgtccaacctctgcctcaagATCAATGTCAAACTTGGTGGCATTAACAACATCCTAGTCCCACACCAGCG CTCTGCCGTTTTTCAACAGCCAGTGATATTCCTGGGAGCAGATGTTACACACCCCCCAGCAGGGGATGGGAAAAAACCTTCTATCACAGCA GTGGTAGGCAGTATGGATGCCCACCCCAGCCGATACTGTGCTACTGTGCGGGTACAGCGACCACGGCAAGAGATCATTGAAGACTTGTCCTACATGGTGCGTGAGCTCCTCATCCAATTCTACAAGTCCACCCGTTTCAAGCCTACCCGCATCATCTTCTACCGAGATGGGGTGCCTGAAGGCCAGCTACCCCAG ATACTCCACTATGAGCTACTGGCCATTCGTGATGCCTGCATCAAACTGGAAAAGGACTACCAGCCTGGGATCACTTATATTGTGGTGCAGAAACGCCATCACACCCGCCTTTTCTGTGCTGACAAGAATGAGCGA ATTGGGAAGAGTGGTAACATcccagctgggaccacagtggaCACCAACATCACCCACCCATTTGAGTTTGACTTCTATCTGTGCAGCCACGCAGGCATCCAG GGCACCAGCCGACCATCCCATTACTATGTTCTTTGGGATGACAACCGTTTCACAGCGGATGAGCTCCAGATCCTGACGTACCAGCTGTGCCACACTTACGTACGATGCACACGCTCTGTCTCTATCCCAGCACCTGCCTACTATGCCCGCCTTGTGGCTTTCCGGGCACGATACCACCTGGTGGACAAGGAGCATGACAG tggaGAGGGGAGCCACATATCGGGGCAGAGCAATGGGCGGGACCCCCAGGCCCTGGCCAAAGCCGTGCAGGTTCACCAGGATACTCTGCGCACCATGTACTTCGCTTGA